The following coding sequences lie in one Apium graveolens cultivar Ventura chromosome 1, ASM990537v1, whole genome shotgun sequence genomic window:
- the LOC141660553 gene encoding uncharacterized protein LOC141660553 gives MKRGRKSESEDDVFTNEGAELLDSEDDEVDGSDFDDEGDDLEDQDSDGVEDDENDGLEDDEISGDEEGEEDEMEDAEHEERNIAEVEELEKEYSGLRHQEQDLLKNLRRQKDEDVLKGQAVKSQKALWDKTLELRFLLQKAFSNSNRLPQDPIRSSFCDSSSDTSEAYSDLISSSKKTLDSILKLQEALLEKNPTINQGTDGSSGKKTKQSNASENATVEEDHEWLKISEMQSRIVSFRNKAVDKWQRKAQVTTGAAAIKGKLQAFNQSISDQVSAYMRDPSRMVNGMQQRRSAVAIFGTDSESSNNGKAEEVNGDPELLDDSEFYQQLLKEFFETIDPTSSEAAFYALKRMQTKKRKVVDQRASKSRKIRYHVHEKIVNFMAPRPMNLPPMAPKLFENLFGFKAQQAA, from the exons ATGAAACGCGGACGGAAGAGTGAGAGTGAAGACGATGTCTTTACAAATGAAGGCGCAGAATTGCTTGATTCT GAAGACGATGAGGTAGATGGGTCTGATTTTGATGATGAGGGTGATGATTTGGAAGATCAGGATAGTGATGGAGTGGAAGATGATGAAAACGATGGACTGGAAGATGATGAAATTAGTGGAGACGAAGAAGGTGAAGAGGACGAGATGGAGGATGCAGAGCATGAGGAGAGGAATATTGCTGAGGTTGAAGAACTAGAAAAAGAATATTCGGGGCTTCGTCACCAGGAGCA AGATCTTTTAAAGAACTTAAGGCGGCAAAAGGATGAAGACGTTTTAAAAGGCCAAGCAGTAAAAAGCCAGAAG GCTTTATGGGATAAGACTCTTGAGTTGAGATTTCTGCTGCAGAAAGCATTTTCAAATTCAAATAGACTTCCACAG GATCCAATAAGATCATCATTCTGTGATTCTTCTAGTGACACCAGTGAAGCATACTCAGACCTTATAAGTTCATCAAAGAAGACCTTGGATTCTATACTGAAACTGCAGGAG GCACTACTCGAGAAGAACCCTACAATTAATCAGGGTACAGATG GTAGTTCCGGAAAAAAGACCAAGCAGTCGAATGCTTCTGAAAACGCGACCGTGGAAGAAGATCATGAGTGGCTAAAGATATCTGAAATGCAGTCGAG aatagtTTCTTTTAGGAATAAAGCAGTCGATAAATGGCAGAGGAAAGCACAGGTGACAACTGGCGCTGCTGCAATTAAAGGAAAATTACAAGCCTTTAATCAG AGTATCAGTGATCAAGTTTCAGCTTATATGAGGGATCCTAGTAGAATGGTGAATGGAATGCAGCAAAGGAGATCAGCTGTTGCCATATTTGGAACG GATTCGGAATCGTCTAATAACGGCAAGGCAGAG GAGGTAAATGGTGATCCGGAGCTTTTAGACGACTCTGAGTTCTATCAGCAGTTACTGAAAGAATTTTTTGAAACAATTGATCCAACCTCATCTG AGGCGGCATTCTATGCCCTTAAGAGGATGCAAACCAAAAAGCGGAAGGTTGTTGATCAGCGTGCCTCAAAAAGTCGCAAAATTAG GTATCATGTTCACGAAAAGATTGTCAATTTCATGGCTCCTCGGCCCATGAACCTTCCACCAATGGCTCCAAAATTATTTGAGAATCTTTTTGGCTTTAAAGCACAGCAAGCTGCCTGA